The Lactobacillus acidophilus DNA segment CTGTTGATTTGAATAACGATGACTTCTTGGCTTTACTTAATTCATTGTCTGAAAAGAAAGCATTAGTAGTTAATGTTGTTGATTTATTTGACTTTTCTAATTCGCTTTTGTCATCATTGAAGCGCTTTGTAGGAAACAATGATTTCATCTTAGTAGGAAATAAGTTTGATCTTTTCCCTAAGAATTCTAAACAAAGCAAAATTAAGGACTGGATGAGACAAGAAGCTAACCGAATGGGATTATATCCCAAGGATATCTTTTTGGTATCAGCTAAAAAGAAAGTAAATTTAGAGAGTTTAATTTCTTATATCAATGATCATTCTCAAGATAAAGATGTTTATTTTGTAGGAACTACCAATGTTGGTAAATCGACATTAATCAATGCAATCATTGATATGATGGGTGATATTCAGGATTTAATTACTACTTCGCGCTTCCCTGGCACCACTTTAGATCAAATTGAAATTCCATTAGAAAATGGTCACTTTTTGATTGATACACCAGGGATTATGACGGATAACCAACTTGCTACACATTTAAATGCTAAAGATTTGGAATTAGTATCACCTAAAAAGCCACTTAAGCCAGCTACTTATCAACTTTTGCCAGGTAACACATTATTTTTGGCGGGACTTGGCAGAATTGATTTTTTGAAAGGTGAATCAACTAGTTTTACAGTATATGTGGCACGTGATATGTATGTTCATAGAACTAAGACTGCCAATGCCGATGCTTTTTATGAAAAGCATAAAGGAGAATTATTGACTCCCCCTTCTGCAGATGATCAGATGGCTCCGCTTAAAGGTAAAGAGTTTAGAACTGATTATAAGAGTGATCTTTTGTTTGGCGGAATCGGTTTTGTGACTGTGCCTAAGGGATGCGTTGTTAAAACTTATACTCCTGATGGTATTGGTTTAGGAATTCGTCGTGCATTAATTTAGAGGTTTTCATATGGTTAATCCAAAATGTATTGAGAAAGAAGCACCTGTTGCCAAAGTTGAATCTAAGTTAGAACGAGAAAATGGTAAGGGTAGACAAATTGGCATTATGGGTGGAACTTTTAATCCAGTTCATATTGCTCACTTAGTTGCTGCAGAGCAAGCAATGACTAAATTGCGTTTAGATGAAGTATGGTTTATTCCTGATAATATTCCACCACATAAGAATGCTCCACTTACTTCAGCTAAGGATCGAGCAACAATGCTTGATTTAGCTACTCGAGATAATCCTAAATTTAGAGTTAAGTTACTTGAATTATTCCGTGGCGGTATTTCATATACAGTTGATACAATGCGCTATTTAAAAGAAAAAGCACCACAAAATAATTATTACCTAATTATGGGTAGTGATCAGGTAAATAGTTTCCATACATGGAAGGAAGCACCAACTTTAGCAAAAATGGTGACTTTGGTGGGTATTCGTCGTCCAGGTTATCCGCAAGATCCACAATATCCAATGATTTGGGTTGATGCACCAGATATTCGTTTAAGTTCAACTGCTATTCGTCGTTCAGTTGCAACCGGCACTTCAATTCGTTACTTAGTACCAGAAGCTGTTAGAAAGTATATTGAAGAAAAGGGGCTTTACCTTGACGAAACTAATTTTTAAAAAAACATATTCGCCATTATCTAGTGATGAAATTATTGCTAAAGAAAAGGCAAATATGGATGATAAGAGATTTCAACACTGCGTACGTGTTAGCGAAACTTCACGTAAATTGGCCAAATTAAATGGCTATGATGAAGATAAAGCGGCACTTGCTGGATTTGTACATGATTATGCAAAACAAGTTCCAATTGAAGAATATCGTAAAGTAATTAAAGAGCAAGATTTTGATAAAGACTTGCTTAATTGGAATCGTGCAATCTGGCATGGTATTGTTGGAACTTATTTTATTGAACATGATTTAAAGATTAGGGACCCCGAAATTTTAACTGCAGTGCGTCGTCATACAACTGGAGATACTGAAATGACCACATTAGATAAAATTGTTTTTATGGCAGATTTTATTGAACCAGGTCGTAATTTTCCAGGAGTAGACAAGGCACGTGAAATTACCTATGCTAATCTTGATGAGGGTGTTGGCTATCAATTAGCACACACTTTAGCATTTTTAGTTGAAAAAAGAAATAAAGTATATCCACGTACGCTTGATGCCTACAATGTTTGGAGTACTACTAATTATTAGAAGGAGAAAAAAATTTGACTAGTCAAGAAATTTTAGATTTTACAACCAAAGCAATTAGTGATCGTCATGGTGAAGATACTGAAGCTTATGACATGCGTGGTGTTAGCATTTTAGCTGATTACTACGTAATTACTAGCGCAGGTTCTAACCGTCAATTACATGCTATTGTTAATTCAATCGTTGATGCGGCTCATGAAAATAATTACACTGATTATCGTATTGAAGGTACAAGAGATTCTAATTGGCTTTTGCTTGATTTAGGTGATGTTGTGGTAAACGTATTTACTAAAGAAGCTCGTGAGTTTTATAATCTTGAAAAATTATGGGCTAATGGTAAACAAATTGAATTAAAGGAAGACTAATAAAATATGAGTGCGGTTGGGATTATTGCGGAATTTAATCCTTTACATAGTGGGCATGAATTTTTATTAAATCAGGCACGACTTATCGCTAAAAAGGATCCAATTGTTGTATTAATGTCCGGTAACTACGTTCAACGTGGTGAAATGGCGATTATGAGTAAGTGGGATAGAGCAAAAGCAGCTCTTCAATCAGGAGCCGATTTAGTCTTCGAAACTCCGTTTTCTACTGCTGTAGAACCGGCAGATTTATTTTCATTAGGTAATATTGATCAGTTAGCCAAATTAGGTGTAACAGATTTAGTGTTTGGTGTTGAAGATGCTAATTTGAATTTTGCATATCTTGGCAGTAGAATTGCTGAAATCCCACAGAATCATATGGATTTTAAGGATTATAGTCAAACTTATTCTACTCAATATAATCAAATGGTTGCACATGAAGTGGGACATGAGATTAATCAGCCGAATGCAATTTTAGGGTTAGCGTATGCTGTCGCAAATCATAATTTAGGTTCGCCTTTAAAACTTCACCCGGTAAATCGAATTGGTGCAGGACATGATGATATTTTACAACGTAGTGGGGTAGTTCAAAGTGCAAGTGCAATTAGAAATTTGCTCTTGCATGGTGAAGACACCAGCAATTTAAAGTATTGGATGCCTAAAAATGAAGCGAATATTTTAGCTAAACAAAAAGTTTATCCTAATTGGAATTTACTTTATCCATTTTTAAAGTACCGTATTGAATCTTCATCTATTGAAGATCTGCGGCGAATTTACCAAATGAGTGAAGGCTTAGAATATAAGATGAAGCAAGAAATTCATCTTGCCCGTGATTTTACTGAATTTTTGCGTAGAATTAAATCTAAGCGGTATACTTATGCTCGTCTACGTAGGTTGAGTTTGTATACTTTATTGAATGTAACCTATGATGATATGCTTGATAGCTTTAATCATGAATCTTTGATGTTATTGGGTTTTAGTAAAAAAGGGCGTCAATATTTAAAGCAAAACCGTAAAAATATTCAAACAGAAATTATTTCTAAAGTTGATAAAAGAAGTGCAAAAAGTGGTTCGCTTGCTTTGCAAGTTAGAACGGATCGCTTATTTGAACAAGTAATGGGTGTTGATCAAAACTTTGGTCAACGACCAATCGAGGTGTAATATGCTAGAAATTAGTTTTTCTAAAATTAAAAATTCTTCTGAACCTTTAACTCACATTGAACGTGATGTTGAGATGAGGCCAGAATTCTTTAAGAGAAGTAAAGATCTATTAATTGATGCAAAAAACGTCCATTTATCTGGTGACTTATTTTATGAAGAACCATTTGTAA contains these protein-coding regions:
- the yqeH gene encoding ribosome biogenesis GTPase YqeH — its product is MDEDIICVGCGAILQSDDPKKAGYLPKSALDKAKREENTDVYCQRCFRLRHYNEIMPVDLNNDDFLALLNSLSEKKALVVNVVDLFDFSNSLLSSLKRFVGNNDFILVGNKFDLFPKNSKQSKIKDWMRQEANRMGLYPKDIFLVSAKKKVNLESLISYINDHSQDKDVYFVGTTNVGKSTLINAIIDMMGDIQDLITTSRFPGTTLDQIEIPLENGHFLIDTPGIMTDNQLATHLNAKDLELVSPKKPLKPATYQLLPGNTLFLAGLGRIDFLKGESTSFTVYVARDMYVHRTKTANADAFYEKHKGELLTPPSADDQMAPLKGKEFRTDYKSDLLFGGIGFVTVPKGCVVKTYTPDGIGLGIRRALI
- the rsfS gene encoding ribosome silencing factor, with the translated sequence MTSQEILDFTTKAISDRHGEDTEAYDMRGVSILADYYVITSAGSNRQLHAIVNSIVDAAHENNYTDYRIEGTRDSNWLLLDLGDVVVNVFTKEAREFYNLEKLWANGKQIELKED
- a CDS encoding nicotinate-nucleotide adenylyltransferase, whose product is MVNPKCIEKEAPVAKVESKLERENGKGRQIGIMGGTFNPVHIAHLVAAEQAMTKLRLDEVWFIPDNIPPHKNAPLTSAKDRATMLDLATRDNPKFRVKLLELFRGGISYTVDTMRYLKEKAPQNNYYLIMGSDQVNSFHTWKEAPTLAKMVTLVGIRRPGYPQDPQYPMIWVDAPDIRLSSTAIRRSVATGTSIRYLVPEAVRKYIEEKGLYLDETNF
- the yqeK gene encoding bis(5'-nucleosyl)-tetraphosphatase (symmetrical) YqeK, with product MTKLIFKKTYSPLSSDEIIAKEKANMDDKRFQHCVRVSETSRKLAKLNGYDEDKAALAGFVHDYAKQVPIEEYRKVIKEQDFDKDLLNWNRAIWHGIVGTYFIEHDLKIRDPEILTAVRRHTTGDTEMTTLDKIVFMADFIEPGRNFPGVDKAREITYANLDEGVGYQLAHTLAFLVEKRNKVYPRTLDAYNVWSTTNY
- a CDS encoding nucleotidyltransferase, coding for MSAVGIIAEFNPLHSGHEFLLNQARLIAKKDPIVVLMSGNYVQRGEMAIMSKWDRAKAALQSGADLVFETPFSTAVEPADLFSLGNIDQLAKLGVTDLVFGVEDANLNFAYLGSRIAEIPQNHMDFKDYSQTYSTQYNQMVAHEVGHEINQPNAILGLAYAVANHNLGSPLKLHPVNRIGAGHDDILQRSGVVQSASAIRNLLLHGEDTSNLKYWMPKNEANILAKQKVYPNWNLLYPFLKYRIESSSIEDLRRIYQMSEGLEYKMKQEIHLARDFTEFLRRIKSKRYTYARLRRLSLYTLLNVTYDDMLDSFNHESLMLLGFSKKGRQYLKQNRKNIQTEIISKVDKRSAKSGSLALQVRTDRLFEQVMGVDQNFGQRPIEV